One genomic region from Armatimonadota bacterium encodes:
- a CDS encoding Fur family transcriptional regulator yields the protein MAAARIPVECAASLARLRAMGRRLTRQREAVVRALAGLGCAADAAAVHRRARRYHPRLALATVYRTLQALAGAGVARVVHIGDGRTRYELAGHHHHLICILCGRVERLDACPVRRAHRLAAGRGFVVQEHRLDLFGRCARCLRPAR from the coding sequence ATGGCTGCGGCGCGGATACCGGTCGAGTGCGCGGCATCGTTGGCCCGGCTGCGGGCGATGGGACGGCGGCTGACCCGCCAGCGGGAGGCGGTGGTGCGGGCCCTGGCTGGCCTGGGATGCGCCGCCGATGCCGCCGCCGTCCACCGGCGCGCCCGCCGGTATCATCCCCGGCTGGCCCTGGCCACGGTGTACCGGACGCTGCAGGCGTTGGCGGGGGCGGGCGTGGCGCGGGTGGTGCACATCGGGGACGGGCGGACCCGCTACGAGCTGGCCGGTCACCACCACCACCTCATATGCATCCTCTGCGGCAGGGTCGAGCGGCTGGACGCCTGCCCGGTGCGGCGGGCGCACCGCCTGGCCGCCGGGCGGGGGTTTGTGGTGCAGGAGCACCGCCTGGACCTGTTCGGCCGGTGCGCCCGCTGCCTGCGCCCGGCGCGGTGA